A window of Castanea sativa cultivar Marrone di Chiusa Pesio chromosome 8, ASM4071231v1 genomic DNA:
GAATTACAATCTGCTGAAAGAATCAATGAAGTTtacaaaagaattgaaaaaaacatTTCCAAAAGCCCATGCCCTCCTGAATAGGGAATGTTGGAAAAGTGATTATTTACTGGTAGTTAGGAAGAATGTAGGTTCCCCTTATTATGATACCCAGATTATGTGGATTGGATTAAATAAGCGTGTGTTGTGCAGGTGTGTGCTGAGTGCCTGAGTCTCACATTGAGTGTTTACTGAGTTGAATGGAGGCAATGTAAGTGACTATGAGGAGTTCCAATTGTAACTTAACTAGTTCTTTTAGGGCATAGTGTACATGTGACCAACGCTTCCTCAGGCTATTACTAATAGTATTAGCGCAAACCTCGTACTTCCATGTGATTTGGGGGTATGCTACACGTGGAACTTGATGAGAACATCAAgaatttaagtgggggagattgtgctTGCATTATGTGGATTAGATTGAATAAATGCGTTATGCGGGCATGTGCTGAGTGTCAATTGTAACTTAACTCTTCCTTTCGAGGTATAATGCAAATGTGGTAGCGCTTCCTCGAGTCATTACACTTCTAATTtgttatgtgaaaaaaaattggtgagaTATTCATCATGGGTATTTAGCAAgcctttatttttaaataacaccTGGAGCATATGCTTTTCTTTGATCTTGACATCTATGGGAACCTATTATCTTTTAGTTGGATACTGACTAAATGAGAAACAAGAAAGCACATCTTTTAAGTTTCTGTTTGTGATCCAGTTTTTCTTTAACATGTCATATGATGCTCCTTCTCTACCTGTATCTTGATTTTCCCCCCTTTTTATTTCTGATGCAAGATTGATTGATGCACTGGAGATGATGAAGCAAGGTGTGAAGCGTCTTCTTGTTGCGAAAAGTGTAGTATGGAAAGGCATGAGCAAGCGATTCTCTATTCTCTACAATGGTAAGTGGCTCAAGAATATTGATACTGCTACTGGCAGCAGTAATAACCTCAGTGCAAACACCAATCGGCCATCCTCGTCTTCCACCCCCATTCGTGATAAGTTTTGCTGTCTCTCAAGAGAAGATGTCATTCGTTTCCTTATTGGTTGCCTTGGTGCTCTTgctcctctccctctctcctccaTCTCCTCTCTTGGAGTCATTAACCCAAACTACTACTGTATTGAAGCCTCCCTGCCAGCCATCGAAGCAATTCAAAAATTTCCCAAAGACCCCAGTGCAGTTGCTGTTGTGGAGCGCATGCCAGATGGTCAGTGTAAGATCATTGGGGATATTTCTGCCACAAAACTATGGAAATGTGATTACTTAGCAGCAGCATGGGCTTTAGCCAATCTTTCAGCTGGACAGTTTGTGATGGGAGTTGAAGATAATGTGACCTCAAGGTCATTGCCTGATTTTGATGTAAATTCAACAGTTGGTGGCGATGACAAGTTAGGTAACGGAGGCGGTGGGTTGGCAAGATTGAAGAAATTCAGTAGTAGGAGTATTGGGTTCTTTAGCAACAATACTAGCCCCAGTTTTGGTGTCAGTAGGAGCATGTATAGGGGCAGAAGTGCACCCTTGACATGTAAGGTTACTAGTTCATTGGCTGCAGTCATGGCTCAGATGCTGTCTCACAGGGCTACTCATGTTTGGGTGATTGAGGATGAAAGTGATGATGTTTTAGTTGGGGTGTTGGGTTACGCGGACATTTTGGTTGCAGTGACCAAACTGCCTGCTGCGCCTATTCCTTCCAATAGGTCATCTGAGGCATTTGGCAGTGAAATTCAAACTtgaattctttaatttattattattatttttatttcatagtagTTGTATTCTCAGCAATAGTGTCCCTTTTGCAATTGTCCTCTCAGGATGTCTTAGAAACTTGGGCTTGCGAGACTCGTATGTTTGTCAAGattatgtataattttgttgtgaaaaatgaaaatgtagtagtttatccaaaaaaagaaaaagaaaaaagaaaatgtaataatGAAATCATTCAGTTGTGATCCTGTACTATATATGCTTTAAATTTACTATTGGGGTACACAAACAAAGAGAATATTCAAATATATCTGAGGATTTGTTTGGTAGAGGAGTTTGAGTGatgttgtttgggtgtttttgatatacgtgtgggtgaaaaagtgtgttgaaatatgtgtaaagttgtttaaaatgtgaaaatgtgtgttagAACCACACAACCAAAATGGCCTCAATCTTTATGAATGTTTCATCTTTTTGTACGAAACGACTTGATGTTCTCCTTGTCATATTCTTGATGGGGAAGCTTCAAGTCGTTTATCATCATCCTTTAACAGTTTTCGCTCCAATTTGCTTGTCGATTTTACCCTTCTCAAAACAAGAGCTGATGTAGGGATAGCCAAAACAATTGGACTAGATTGGAGTTAGCACCAAACCAAAGGTCATTTTtatcattcatcaaaatatcaattaattcCAAAATGAGTACAATAGTTTACTTATAAAGGACTGTTAAACCCCATTTCTAATTGGCGTAAGAAACCCTAgtattattacaaaaataataattctttcaaatattaaaatgctaATAGCTTAATAAACTATTAGGTCTTAAAATGTAAAAggtaaatttcacaaaactaCCTTGAGGTTGGAGGTATATTTTAAAATGGATAACACTTGTTTTTTGTCATCTACAAATATCtgaagctgagagagaagagagaggtttgagagtgagagagacgAGAGAGAATAGAGAGTTTATATGTTTAGGGACAAAGTTGTCTTTTGAGGACcaaatttgtgggttttaaaatgttttggacCTAGTTGGTATTATCACAAATCTCAGGGTAGGTCTGTGAAATTTAcccaatataaaaatatgtaaagttgtgatttacaactatattttatactagctttattccatgacaaaaagtgttgtaattgctttaattttgttccttgtattttgtgaaatttttattgtattgggtttagtattaagttggtgaagaatcaagcttgaaatgaagaatcagtgcatTTTTGCGATTGGCTTGTGAGTATCTCGCGAGAAGAGTATCCCACGAAAAGGgcacatgagaagcacatgctagaagctgaagagtcgtgccagtttagaggatttcgcgagtgtctcgcgggtaaggccttcccatGAGATACTCGTGAGATACTCGCAAAACTCTCTGCCTAGAGGTTTTTTATGTGTGACtgtcttacccttcacccatactatatatacccttattacccacaaatgtgtaaAGAGGCCATTCaaagagagaaaccctagataggttttctacaacacacacacacacccatcttttagagagagagctacccatccttagtgagaaatcattgtaacctcttctccttccctctcccattgtcataccttgagaggagatttgtacccaaacacaacccacacattttcaaagtgtagagagtgttttggatcttgggaagttttggagatttgccaaaagaagccggtgaggcttggcagaAGCAATTGGGTGTATTGTGGGATCCagaaagctaaagaagacatgactccgagaagtcaattggtagcaagagcttggagggctcaagtacattgggtagactaggcttggagagtcttttgttattcgtgtactctaactttattctctagtggatcgatttaccacttggagggcggcggagaggttttttgtcGAGTTCTTCGgcttcctctttgataacacatcgcggtgttatcttgtgtttgcatctctcttcccttactcttgtgctttacttttattgtttgttgtccatgtttatgcactagagtagtatcggttcaTTGCACATATTTACCCTTGTTTCCGCACTTTGATTAAGtaagagtaaaatcaaccgagcgtaatttttaatttggggtctaaacaagctcttgtattttaacacaaatccgagctttcaaaatacaattgacttaaTACCTCTGTAACACCAATCTGAACCTAAACTTGGAATTGGATGGTGATTTCAATGTTGTGATTTGATCAAGGAGCTCGACTAGTATGGCTACAACCCATCTAATTTACCAAATGTGATGTGCTAAAGCATCAAGTAATGGACATGGAGGATGAAATATGCACTAGTACTATTAGACGAGTAGGGTCATGAAGAAGAGCAGATAAGGGAGGAAAAGGAAGACAAGAAGTggggaagagaaaaaaataaataaaacatcaagttgaaatttaaatagaataaaaagTAGAGCTTTGTACATAACTCCAAGGCAAACTTGGGTGCTGACGTGGATAGAATTAGACCTTACACGAGGGCCAACTGTGAGGAATGGGGGAAGAATGTTGGCTGAAGGCCACTTTCATCCCATGTCAACGGCATGACTATCTTGGGGAAGAGTGAAATATGCTCCTAGAATGGACACCCAATACTAGCGTAAAAGGGAGATAGTAACCTCCTATGGCTAGAAGCTATAAAACACCTCTCATTGGCTGAACTTGTGCTAGAACATTGCTAAGGACATGTGCATCACTCCTAACCTCCTTGAGGTCCCTTTCCTTGTTTATGCCTTTGGCCCCCTATGTTGTAGCAGAGCCACTCTTCATCCCACTACCCTGATATTGGCGtgtcttctctctcctctagcCATAGTATACTACAATAGCTGTATTAGGGTAAAAATGGGCGAATGAGGGCCTGACACCTATCCTAATGTACCTAACAACATTCCTTTTACTATAAGAGGAACATGTTGCTGAACAATGAGGgtaaaaacatagaaaaatagagagaaagaggcAAAAGTTTGGGTAGGAAAGTGAGATAAAAAGAGAGGCTCTCTTTGGAAGAAGATGACCATTGTGTAAAAACCTAAACTTTCATATAATAGAAAGCTTTAAGGAGTGAAGGATATTCTATCCTTCACTCAATCATGGTTTTGCATCCCTTCTCAAGGGTTTTCCATGTATGTTACACATCCTCTTTACTTTCTTTGCTTTGCCTTTACATTTATCTAGACATTAGAGTGTTAGAGTTTCCATTTTTATTGTTCATGAGCTCTTGCACTTAAATGTACTGTTAGATCCATAgcttattttcttttacaagCTTGATAGTCTAACTTGCACATACATATTTAGCAACTCCACTGGGGAGAATCTCTAGCTGTTTTCCCTTTATTATATTCTGGTTATTCTCTCTTTGTTATATGTCTAGTTATCTTTCTCTTTGGTTGTTCAATGCCTCCGAGAAAGAAGAACGCAGTGGCATAGACAAGTTTAGGTGAAGAGCAACAGGTCAAAGTAAGCATGGATCATGTTTCCATGCACACTGAAGGTATAGAATCCTCTAAAGTGGTCAAACAACCCAACAACCGAGATCTCGTGGCAGCTATAGAGGACCTTCAACATTCTCAAGCCACTATGTGGGCAGAGTTTCAGTCCTTGTGCCAGAGGACATCCACTCCTTATACGCCACAAGGAGGCTAACCATCTCAGGGAGAAACCGAGAGGTCAAATGCAGTTCCACCTCTAAACCAAAAGCAGAGGGCACCATAACAGCCCAATGAGCCTCAAGCATCTCCATACTTGAGTAGGGAGGATATTGTGGCCATTTTACTTGAGGGTAGAAAGGTGGAGAGTTTTGCTTACAAGACCTCCTTTTCTTGAGGAGATGGCTAGAAAGCCTTATCTCGCTAACTACACACCCTTTATCTTTCCTAAATATGATGGTATGATTGGGAATGCCAAAGAGCATACTAAGAGGTATGTAGATGCTTTGGCAGCTCACTCTCATAACCATGAGTTGAGACTTGGGTAGTTTTCTAAATCCCTGGAAGGCCGGGCTTTTACTTGGTATACCAACATTTTACTGAGGTCGGTCTTAAACTAGAATGATATGGCTACTTAGTTCACGAAAAAGTTATTTGCTTTGGATGAAAAGCTTATTCTACCAGATTTGCAATAGGAGAGGTAGAGGATCTCTTGGGAGTTATTGGACTACCTTTGTAGATTTAATGACCTCTCTCTATATGTTATGACCCCATAGAGGAAGAAAGATTAGTGGATATCTGCATTGCTGGGATGTTGCATGAATACTGCCCTTATTTAGAGAACTTGTAGATCCTAAGTTTCACAAGGCTGATGGAGGCTTCCAGAAGAACCAGCATGTCAGTGAGAAAGCCTTCCAAGAGCTCAACTTCACATACCACAAGTGCTCCTAAACAATCATTAAAGCGAGAGAGTAAAAAGATAGAAGAAGCTGTGGTTGAAAATGATGGAAAATACATGTTTgcatcacatacaaaacatacacagcggaaaattaatagatctacttcatttgcaattgataacatgtactatgtaaattttagaattctagaacaagagagcgtaccttggtgcagtgaaattcaaaaccgaaatcagaagtacttgggaatacttttaatcttcactccaattccactttacgcccaagaagtgtggtctctcaattagtttcaaagggagaatgatagagtgtctcactctctttttcacACATataaattctgtatgtttctctccttataactaattatctaattgggctaaccttttgggcatttccaattgggctttagtgtgtggcttggagtgggaccaaaatggaccaataagacactagctccaatgggccttggacttttctgttaactcttgacaagtccaaagttaccattaactatatttaataccactatataaatatagttgcactctagaccttatttataaattatatcccaatactttattatacatgcaaccccttcataaaatattcgcagtaatacaaagtcatgaatgtagactgccactttgtaaattactgcATCTtgtccttgagtacccggtttaatcctttaaagttattcatcatatatttatgaaatccaatttcataaatatatactttagtaacttcttaccaaagtggttaggcttaactctttgaataacttatctcaagggaatattttatatctccgttaagagactatgaattccatcttgagaacatatgttccatcaacacaaaatgtggctgcctaatatactgaggttttgactgttactttagatctcactcttgatatatcaaagcaacctacagttcatgatcaggtccattatcctttcaggattaaaagttcatgtaaatagaagtcgtgagatttattattcatttgacagttgttaggagaataataaatcttacagcggtTCAGTTcgatatgttttaactcttaaaacatatcaacacattaactagaagtctccacttccatgatcaagacaaatcatcttagttgatatgttatagtctttgtagatgaaatgcccaatttcatcaccgactatgaactataattttgagtttacaaagaacttgtgatttatatcttctatgacttttcacataaatcacatactatgcatctcatggactatatgataatgtcccatattcatgttactattattttagataataataaaacaactttatcaatcaaaatattaagtcatacatcatgtcatacataatatcacacataatatcatacatagcattatacaataggactTAAGGGTTTAATCCTAACAGAAAAAAAAGCAGGTTACCAAAGgcaaaaagagggagaaaagTAGTATTCCTCCCCCCTTCTTTGTCTCAGCAGAAGAACTATATAGCATCCTAGATGCTTGGGTGAAGGATGGTGTGGTGGTCTTGCCTAACTATAAACATTAGCcaacagagaaagaaaaatgaggtGCGCTTTACTATAGGTATCACAGAAGAAATGACCATTACACCATAGATTGCTACgctttaagaaatatttttcatgAGAAAGTGGCCAAGGGTGATTTGGTCATAAAAAATGGAAAGTGTACAAACCATAGAATGCACAGACTTGAGGTAGTTATGACCTTTTTCATAGGCTGTAAGGGTCCTATGGAAGAAGAAGCCGGGACTGTGGCCAGTAGTAGTTCTGTACCCCTACCTTGGTAGGATAAAGAAATGGCGTTACGGATCCAACAAGATGACAAAATTCATTCCTTTCTTAAAGGGATAGGCCTCAGACTATTGCCTAGGAGGGAGGCAGCATAGGCCTTGACCCGAGTGGTGGAAAGAAGCCAGAGAATGGCTGCTTCTGAGAGAAGTTTGTTGCAAGTAGCTTATCAAGAAACTAGGAATTGGTGATTTTCTCCTTAAGGGAATTAGGCAACCAATCTGTTGATGGAGAAAAACCCTTATATGTCACCACCTTCTTGAGAGCCTTTTAAATTAAATGGGCTTTGGTTGATACCTATGCTTCAACCAATATCTTGCCCTTCCTGACATTGGATGCCTTAGGTATTCACAAGAAAGAATCATCCGAGAGCAACTTCAAGTGGCAAGGATAACGGGCGTTACAACAATGCACTTTAGGGCATGTATCCTTGAATTTGAGGGTAGGGCCTATCAAGGCACATACTCTTGTGCGTGTAATGGATGGTGATACTTCATACCATATCATTTTGGGCCACCCTTGGCTTAAAGCACACAAAGCTGTAGATTCTACATATCACCAATGTGTGAAGGCTATTTAGAGAGGCAAACTTATGACTACTGAGGCCACTAGGATACCTTATGATAGGGTAGAACTCGACTTCCTTTCAATGTCACTAtattagagagggaggaggaagatGATGGAGAAGTACTAGAACCTAAGAGGCCTTTTAAGATAAAGAGGATCACCAAGCCTGATGGCAAGCTGGTATACGAGTTCTAATGGTCAGAGGAAAGGGGTCCAAAGAATGGCAGGCCTAACCCCTTTAGCCTTACTCAACAGCCAGAAGAGGTGCATGTAGTTGAAGAACCCTTAAAAGAAGCCCCTGCATGTATGAATGATGTTGTCAAGAATGTTTAGGAAGAACTCATTGAGGTCAACTTAAATGATGGGGGAGAAGA
This region includes:
- the LOC142607343 gene encoding CBS domain-containing protein CBSX6, with the protein product MASVFLYHVVGDLTVGKPEMVEFLETETVESAIRAIGESTEGGIPVWKRRPSQHVGVFENGEMRQQRFVGILNSLDIVAFLARSECLEDQDKAMKTPVSEVVGPNNTLLRQVDPGTRLIDALEMMKQGVKRLLVAKSVVWKGMSKRFSILYNGKWLKNIDTATGSSNNLSANTNRPSSSSTPIRDKFCCLSREDVIRFLIGCLGALAPLPLSSISSLGVINPNYYCIEASLPAIEAIQKFPKDPSAVAVVERMPDGQCKIIGDISATKLWKCDYLAAAWALANLSAGQFVMGVEDNVTSRSLPDFDVNSTVGGDDKLGNGGGGLARLKKFSSRSIGFFSNNTSPSFGVSRSMYRGRSAPLTCKVTSSLAAVMAQMLSHRATHVWVIEDESDDVLVGVLGYADILVAVTKLPAAPIPSNRSSEAFGSEIQT